A single genomic interval of Stieleria maiorica harbors:
- a CDS encoding FmdB family zinc ribbon protein has protein sequence MPLYEYECSKCDQSVELLVRSSQEQVACPECGNKKLTRLMSAPSAPNMKGSGGSLPMASDGQSCGAPRCCGGICQ, from the coding sequence ATGCCACTATACGAATACGAATGTTCCAAATGCGACCAGTCCGTCGAGTTGCTCGTCCGGTCATCCCAAGAGCAGGTCGCCTGCCCTGAATGTGGGAACAAGAAGCTGACGCGATTGATGAGCGCCCCGTCCGCCCCCAACATGAAAGGCTCCGGCGGCTCGCTGCCGATGGCATCCGACGGCCAATCGTGCGGGGCCCCACGATGCTGTGGCGGGATCTGCCAATAA